The genomic stretch CTCAGCGCTCCCTGATGAAGTGACATGGCTAGAACCTGTTACCATGTATTGCAATAATACTTCTAGTATGTGTACTGCAGTAGTGCAATGTGcaacttgagaaaaaaagtagattaaaaCAGACAATACTTTTTTCAGAACTCTGATATATTAAAACAACTGTAGTTTATTAACACTATATTAAAGCTTTGAtaccacagaaaagcagaataaacaTTATCTAGgtaaacactgaaaacaagacTCTGGAGTTACCTGCATGTAGGCTGAACAGTGTCTTGTAAAGATGTGTGTAGAATTTCATCGGATCAATGTTAAGAACATCACCTATTAAGATAATcccaaataaatacatttactcCACTAATTTATCAGACAATATTAAACAAAAGTTTGGGTTTAAAGATCTCTTACCTTGACCAGAGAGTATATGAAAAGCGCTGAGAATGCAATGAAGACTCTCACGATAGCTTAAATCCTAAGAATACAAAACCAATTAAATACCCAAAAGAACATGATTttaagaaaactgtaaaaaagtGAGCTCAACTTACCCCAGATGCAATGAGAGAATGTAGGACAATCAACAGGTCATCAAAAAATTCCACATTAATTAGATGAGCAAACCTTGaatcaaagagatttttaaactaCAGACATTGTCTGCAAACTCAGTTCAGAGTATTCTGAATTGCTAAAATCCACACCATAAAAGTAGAGCTAAATCAAATGCTGAACATCTGTTATCTTCACATAGATGGATGACTCAGCCCCCAACTGCTAATCAGGTAATCAAGCAAAACAATGGAATCACATCACACCCTGCTGGGTTTGCATCACATCAATTCAATCATGGGAAATTTTACAtcacatttaaacatttttagaagTACGTGacaatttcagcagaaaaataaaagaatttcaaCAAATTTGTCAGAGACAGTCTTCTCTCACTGCTTATGAATCCCTTTCAAAGTTAAAAATCCCTGTAAGTGATTTATGTCTTTTCTAACACACACAAAGGAAGGTGGAGTCAGTTCTTACTTTGCAAGACCTTCTAGCACAGCTGGCAAAAGCGGAGACTTCTGAGCTTTCTTCAAGATTCTAAAGTATGTTACAAATACAATATTCAAGGTCTCTGtgtgctgaagaaaagaaaataaaatccttaacCAGACATTTCTACTTCACTTAAACCCAATTGAAAATGCTTCTCTGTCCAAGCCTGCACTCAGGCCTTCCAAACCACTCTGGGCACTACCACCTCTGCTCTTCTTATGCTGAAAAGCTCAagtcctgctctcctgcccccTACTCTGTCCCCTCACACTCTCCTAGCTAAACAGCCCCTCTTCCCCTCAGCCCATGCTAGCCACACTCCTCCTTTACCTGAAGGCCACTCTGAGAGGCTGGTAACAGCCATCACAGTGTCCCATtgggctggttttggctgggatgaagttaattttctccacagAGCCCCATACCACATACAGCTGGTATGGGgctctggtttgggtttgtgctgaaaacagtgttgataacacagggatgtttttgttatcaCTAAGCAGTggttacacagagccaaggccttttctgcttctcataccaccccaccagtgagtaggctgggggtgcacaaggagctgagAGGGAacacagctggcacagctgaccccaactgaccaaagggatatcccataccatatgacatcatgctcagcatataaagctggggaaagaaggaggaaagggaggggaCGTTTGGAgcgatggtgtttgtcttcccaagtcactggtaggtgtgatggagccctgctttcctggagatggctgaacacctgcctgccaatgggaagtggtgaatgaattccttgttttgctttgcttgtgtgcgtggcttttgctttacctattgaactgtctttatctcaaaccaggagttttcttacttttacccttccaattctctccctcatcctgctgagggggagtgagcgagcagctgtgtggtgctcaaTTGccagctggagttaaaccaGGACAAAAATATAACAGGAACAGGGCTCCTGGAGGACCTATGTCAATGCATTCAAATCCTTTTGTTCTCTGCACAAAAAGGTAAATAGGAAAGGCTAAGTTGGCTTTCCTGGGTAAACTGAGAAGGCTTGGTTTACTAAAACCTAGACCTCTGGCACAGGCAAAATGTTTGTAAGCTGCCAACCTTATCTAGAGGTATGGAATGCTGACAGGTTGGGCTGGAGGGGAGACACTTGGTTACGAAGGGTTAGGAGCTGCtactttgcaaaaaaaccaggaaaataatCTCTAAATTACTTACcagcttcagctttttttctttactttctgaTGCTTCTGCTTCCAAGAGTTCTCGTTCtagtttctcttctgctttcctccacTGAAAACATACAGTTCATTTTAAGACAACAGATTAAATGTTTCCAACCAGGTTCCAAAGATACAGAGAACAAATCTTCCATGCTTGGTGAGTTGCTTAAGTCCTCTGTGATGCTACAGGGTAACCAACTAGATACATTCCTTCCTATCAGAAACAACCAACTAAAGGCATTATCAAGAccagaaagaggggaaaaaaaaaaaaaaaggaagataattaaATTCTCTGTAGAATCCCATAAATGTTCAAGTACAATGCAAACACTAATCACTAACGCTGAGAGTTAACAATGGCAACAGGAGAAGTGCAATCATTGCTGGAACAAACTGCTACATAGTCACTGAAGTAGAGCATGAGAAAGCATGTCATACCTTTCTTTGCATTctggaaagattttttcttttctctttgtaagTCATGAACTTTTTCTTTGGTGCAATGTCTTCGGAATCTTTTTGTAATTCTACTTCCTTAATTCTTAAGTGAAGAAATACTTTTAACACctattgtaaaataaattaaatacaatgaAAGGTGATCCACAACAGAGGAATGAGGGGTAAGAAATCCTGAATCCCATCCCAGCTAGTGGGTCAAAGGTTCTTCTGTTTACTCCCCTCCTGTTCCTTCATGTCTGTATCTCTCATCCTGGCTCCCTTCTACAGCACTGTCCATTTCTATCCATTCCTCCACCTGCCTCTCTCGCTTCAAGTCTCCCTGCCTGACTTAACCCATACCTCTGTGAGGATCTGATCTCCTCCTCCCAGtcttcttcccctgccctgtATCTCCCTTTCTAACCCTCTGGCTCAGCCCACTCCTAAGCTGCCTACGTTCTGACAAAGAGAGGAAATTCTGCTTGTCTGTAGCCAGAGCTACACTAACTttaactttcagattttttttaaatcactgacagaagaaaattgtgTAGTACGACAGGAAGACTCTTACCTCAGGTCTGACATCGTAATTTCTACCCTTCACAAGGCCCGAAATGACCTTAACTACACCGAGTGAAGCATAGCCCAACTTGTCTTGTTTAAAGAGCTTCTTAACTGCCTCACAGCATAGTTCAGAAATCTGAAAAGTGAATTCAGACAAATTCTTCTGTAAAGCCAAGTCCACGACAACATCTAAGCAATAATACTGATGGTATTTACTAATTAGAAAGTGGACACAGCCTGTAAAATAGTGAAAAGATACAGTCACAAGATCTGGATATTGTGGAATAAAGCTCagaaatagattatttttcatgcaaaacaaGAGCTCTTTCCCTAATCAGAAAATCACTTACCGTTTTTGATGCATCATTCATAAGCGGAACAATAAGAACAATAATGTTGTTGTGGAAATTAAAGTGGGGCAGGGCCACAAGCAGCTCACACAGACACTTCACTGCAATCTCTGCTAAACCTTTATATGCTTTTAATGAGATGACATTGCTTTTCTTCAACTTCCTTTGTTTCCAATCTGCACAAAATATTATTCTCAGTGATTACTGTTCATAATGCAGGGGAGCttctaaatatttacatttttagttATACAGGCATTCAAGTActatttcaaagacagaaagcaGCATTCAATCACAGGAGGTAAACTGTGATGCCGCAAACAATTTTGCATTTACTACAAAAAATGGGGAGTGCTGACTGTACCTTTAATTGTTTGCTCCAGATTTTCCAAGTAAAATTTATACTGGCTTACAAGGCCTTCTTCAAATTCTCTCAGtttctgagtttcttttttaacctgtaaacataatacaaattaaattttattggGAGAGCTAAATCCTGAAATTAGccagtggtaaaaaaaaaaaagaagttttgaaaaaaactaCTTAGGTATCTgatatttgtgttttttctagACAGACATTcccagaaatgtatttaaataaaatatttctatatatttgTATACATGTTCTTGTGCTCAGACGGCCTTTTCCAACTAGAGCTACTTCATTTATAGGGACTAAAGTGAAATTTGTAACTAGATGTTATTTTAAAGCCATGACTCTAAACACCACTACTTATATTCAAGAAACCTTCTAAAGAATTGGTTAAAAACAAGCTCCAGAAAACAAGTTACTCTGCATCTGTTCAGCAAATTAttgaacacatttaaaaaaaatttgtgcCAGTTAGGTGACAATATTGCATAATTTGCCTCCTTTCTAGTTCCCTTCAGTGTGACACAAAACACCATCTTATTCCAAGGTTCATGAAGAAAGCCACCCGGGTTTGGTATACTACTTTCacacactatttttttcctccattacCACCAGCATGCTACCTACTTATTGAAGGAAGTAGATAAGAATTAAatgttcaaaacaaagaaagtttCACAGTTTCAGAATTCCCACAAGTACTTGGGTATTTGTCATCCTTTGCTCAAAACTACAAATTCCTATTAAGCAAATCAGTATTAGTATCTGGCATAACTTGAAAAAATCCGAACTACTCACAATACTCTATAAAGAAATTTTATGTTTCACCTTGGTagccttttctgcttcagtcAGAGGTCGGATTTTGTAAGAAGGCACAATATCTTTAAATATCTCCATCAAAGAAACCATGACCAGCTTCCGAACAATCACAGCCACATTAGGATCCTGTTCCATCAGCATGGCACGCAGttccttcagctttttaatctgataaagagaaaaggcagacaAAGTCAGCTCAAGATCCCACACAAACTATTGTACAAGCACAATCTACATTTCATCAAAAGTTTGCCACAAGAAACACGcctcatttttaaatactggaaagagaaagcctttATCTCAGTATTTACTCAGACTGTACTTAACACTGCataaagagcaaagaaatgATAGATatcccaactttttttttttatcttgggAATGCTCAAACTACTCTGCTATTACAAAATTGCACAGAATTATAGAAAATTACTAGCATATCCTGAAACATTGAGAACTATCAGATACAACCCTGAAATCAGAGCTTAAGGAACAAGGTAGTTTGGAAAGGGAATACCATAGACAGTATTATTCCTAAACCCACAAGTGTTCAGAGGGACAAATTACTCCTTAACAGAGCAAACACAGTCACCTGGATTTTCACCTGATTCCAATCATTTGTACCAAGCCATGGCACCTGCTTACCATCCCCTGAGAAGCCATACAACACTGACCTTTTTCCTTGCTCTACACAATGCTTTTGCTATTGTTTGGTCACTTCAGATCTTTATTTATTGACTTACTGCGCAACACAGGCACACATAAATGCTTGTTAAGTAAATGCTACCTACATTGTTGTCTGGCTCAGAGAGAATGGCGGATGCTAAGGCAGCTATGTGcatcttcctttcctgcagCTTTTGTCTCCTTTGAGCAGCCATTTCTTCAGGAGTGAGAACAGGCAGGGGTTCTTCACTGAAGTCTAGCACAAGGTGTGAGTTAGAAAAGAAGGACACTAGGAAAGACACTTAACAAATACCATATTGCAAACTACAGTTCTAGATTTCATTTCAGATGGGTACCACAATAACCTCACATGGAGTTCCACAGTAAAGGAAGCTTTAAGAATGACCTTGCTAGAGCTTATGTTAACTCAGAGATTAATTTTTGCTCCACTCCAAAATCTTATGcttgcaaaaagaaatggactaaatgttttttaatctgCAAATGGTATTCCCTAAGTACAAAGGGAACATACAAACTCAACATATGACCCCAACTGTGCCAAGAAACTGTAGCGCTCTGCAATTTGCAGCAAATTATTAcaattgttttatttgtgttttctgagtATTATTTTCAAGTATGTTCTTCCTCAACTTCAGATTATCTTTAGAGAATAATGATCCAGAATTAGCAGAGTTACAACTGCAACTGTTATTTGAATATGACTCTTAACTGGATAGCGAACTGCAAATCAAAATCTGAATTTCCTGGTATTCTGatgttttaagtaaaaaattttaaagacaaaaacagACACTCAAAAGCCTACACAAGTCTGTGTCCTgaactgcatttcaaaatgatCTCAGAGTAATCAAACTAGAACCACAGCATATATTCTTTAAGTAAGACCAAGATTTGCCTTCTCACTAGCAAAGATGACACAACTGACATAAGGAACCTCATGCAAACATCAGTTTCAGgtgaaaattgaaataattttaaagaaagagattCTGAAGGCAGCTGTTCCTCAGGTAAGAAAGCAAGCTTTCAATGACTGTTATGCTTTGGGGGCAACATAGTAACGAACATATTCCAAACCACCCTaaacaaaatacagttaaaTTACAAACTTCCTTAGGGAACAGCCAAGTACTCTTCAGATATGTcagtgatttggaaaaaaacaacaacaaaacaagaaaaagcaaacacgTTGTGTTATTaccctctgcttcctccacttcTTCTGTATCATCTTCTTCATCCTGTGCAACACTGAGAACTGCAAAAATAGAGTGTCTAGGTCAGTCATGTAACAAAAACTgtgggattttaaaataataaattatatacATCTTGGCTACTATGCCAGTTCTGGAATCTGTGTCTTACCTGGCTTTTCCATAGTTTGGGGAATAATGCCACCCTTATCTTTGATGGGGAGCAGATGGATGAGTTCTTTTTCTGGCTCAGTCTGCATGCGTCTTGGCACCTTCTCATATTTGTCAAtcacattttcatgttttcGTTTTCTGATGTGAACAGgttcactgaaaaatacaagGCAAACTAAATGAACTAGCCATCTAGTTAGACATGAACTATGTATGACAATATATTAACCGGATTAAGTGTCCacacttagaaaaataaataacgGCTGATCTTATTAAGTGGAATGTTTGAGCGTGTTCTCCATTGACAGCATCAGTCACCGCTCAATCCATGTTAATATGGATCTGTATAAGATCTTTGAATTCAGGAGCATACAGTGCTTCCCATCCCTTTTTTATAGGAAACTAAATGTGAAGTGAGCAAAGACAAAATGAGATTTAGTTAATCTGGCAGGCAAAATGCCAGGCAAAATGGCTTGTCATAATGAGTGCAAGAACTGTGTCTTGTAAAATGtcactaaataaaaatacacaataaATTTTGAGTTTTGCAAGATTTTAAACTTAGGTGACATCCAGTTTGTTTACGGGGAGGAGAAGGTTTAAAGTAAAATTCTTTTAACTCAAGAACTGCAATGTGGCTACAAGAGACTATACAGTGGAGTACAGCACAACTGCAACTCTGGAAGTAAAAAGCCATTTACTACTTTCCTGAGAAACTagattaaattattaattagtAACAACAATCAGCATTAACAAACTGATTTGTACTAtgattagcaaaaaaaaaaaaaaaaaaggctagaaGAAACACtctcttttcttcaaaacaatgaaaaaattatttttgttcatttcaaCATTTAGCCTGAAACAACTGCTCCAGAActaaagaaaactgaagcttacagggaaaattaaaaccacTCTACAGCAGCGAGGCATACAGTCTTTTCACACTCATCAAAACAGGCAAGTTAAGATTTGCAAACAGTCATGTAACCAGACTAATCCGTAGAAGTGTATTTGTAAACACAATTATAGAACCAGAAGCACTACCCTTCTATGTATTTCATTGTGAACTCTACCTAACACCTTGCTCCAGAAAACTGGTAATGAATTTATCGTATTTTTACAGCCATTTGCAATACAATATGGAAAGTATAGTGGCCAAAGTGCAGAGAATGTCCCAAATACTCTATCTAGAAAAAAAGACTCTGTATATagatgaaagcattttttctagTTTGAGGAATGCTACTCATCTCACAGCCAGGGACCTCACAGGAGGGAACACTGTGCAGAAACAGTACCCTGAAGGTCAGGCAGAGCAGGTGAATGTACTGATACACATCAATACGTTAATACTGAATGTACTAGCAGATGAAGGAAACACTAAACTGGAACTGCAAAGAAACACCAGACTGAAAGTGATCTCCTGATATATGTAATACATTACATATTAATTACATATTAACCACGCAACCCTAAATCACAACATCACTCACTCAGAAGAAAGATCTCTGGTTAAAAAAGATGCCTTTTGAGCCAAatcttccattaattttaaGTCATCTTCATCCATCATGTCCAGTGGAAGagcatcttcttcctcttcttcccatttttcagcTATTTTAGAAGATGATGTGTACAGATTAAGATCCTGTACATATATTCAAACTTGAAAACCTAACCATGCCTACACCTATTTTACACCTCACTTCAATGTGGAGCTCATCAACCTTCACGCACGTGTTTTGTGTTATCTCAGAAAACTGCCCCTTTATTGTGGCATTCAATAATGATTAGACCAAACATCCAGTAATGATTAGACCAAACACCTTTCTACCATCTCCAACTGTCAGATATTGTTAACAGAATGgctacattttatatttttcataactgtccctttctttcctttaaacaaGAACAGCAATTATTTGTACACAGAAaatcaaatgttattttctccATACGTATCTTGATACAATCTTACACGTGAAGCAGTAGGATATTTTGTAACCCCCCATACCTCTTCACTTACAAAAATAACTCTGAGCAAACACTTACcaacttgttttttcttgcattcttCCAATGGAAAAGGTTTTCTAGAAATAGCATCTCTGACAGCCTCCCTTagcttcttttgttcttttcgATACTTCTTAGCAGCACTCTGCTGCTTGTACTGCTTATTCTTTAATTTGTTgtcaagttttattttactagttCTCAGTAACTTCCTAAAGCTTGGAACTcgttttgtgttttttctctaggaaacaaacagaaaactagaAGTAACTGACATGTTCATAGCCTTTATGAAATTTATGTTGCTGTTTCATATCTCATTAAGTTCATATTTCTATCAGTGCTGGACAGTGTTTCTTCCAAATAGTATCAGGAGTTAGCTCCAAATTTACGCAACTGTGTTAAATTTTTGAGAAGAGGGACATGCAAAGAATGTTTTACAAAAACATTCTtagacaatttttttattaaacccTATGTCCATCACTTTTAGACACATGAACACTCAAGGTGTGGTAAATAGACTGTTAGGGTACAGTTCTTTGCCTCGTGTGCTCCCAAGCGCTCtgtctcctctctccagcatgCCCTTCGTCCTCAGCGCTTGATAAGGTTAGGAGGTTCTGGTACAAGGCCCACAGCCTCAGGCAAACGTcctcctgcagcatccttcCCTGTGCTGAGCTTTGGCTTTCTCCTGCCCCAGACTCCGTGAGAGGTAGCTGTGTGGACGAGAGGCAGGTGCCCGCTGCAAGGCTCAGAACAGGATGATGCATGAGCCGTGTACGTGTTATGGGTGCCACAGCTCAGGGAGCCACAGTGGTCAGGAGGAAGAGAGCTGAGGGAAAGCCCAGAGATGCAGATCAGTATGGGCACCCAGTGTCAAAACTGCAGAACGCTCCCAGGTGTGTTCAGGATGGGAACGGACAGTACAGCTTACCTACTGAGGGgcaccagaaagaaaatgggagtCTTGGTCGGGGGAGATGTGTCCCTTTGGTAAGGGGACAAGTGGCTGGACCACTGTGGGGCTCATCGAATCTGGAATTTTTGCCAGTTCACCTTCCCTTTTTAGTTTTGACTATTGGGAAAGCGCTGAAGAGACAGAAGCAACCCTGCCGCTTGTCCCTACGCCACACACGCAGCACCGTGAGGCAGAACCGCTACAGACAGCGACGGCCCTGCCCGAAAGGCGGCAGGGGCTCTGCTTTGCCTCCCCTGACGCCACCTCGCAGCCCGAGTGCTGTGAGCAAGGCACGCTGCGGCCCTCCCTGCTCTCCATTACAAATCCGACGCCACACGCCCCGCTATAACGAACAATGACGATATATTTCTCCTTCCGTGCCTTAGCTTTGGCGGAGGCACCTCCGAGAGGCGGGAGACCAAGGTGGATTTTGCCGGGAAGCTGCCGGTGAAGGGCAGGCTGCTGCCCGGTCTAGGCACGCCACATTTcgccaccccacccccccgagtTTCGCCGTTTCCTGCAGCCCCACGGCCGCAGCCCGGACAAACGGCTCGGACCGAGGGGAGGCGGAGCCCGCACAGGAAAGCGGCCCCCTCCTGAGAGCCCGCGGCGGAGGCCTAGGGGACGCCCCCGGCACCGGCCGGGCCAGCAGGGCGCCGTCGCGTCAGTCCAGCCAGGCGCGGCCCGTGGGGCAGCTGGAGGCCCGGACACCGCTCCCCgtccagccccgcagccccccccggcccgcacCGCGGCGTCCTACCGGCTTCATGGCGGCGGCCCCGAGCGCGTGCTGTGCCCGCGACGCGGAACGGAAACGCCAGGGCGGGGCCCCACCGAGCCCGCCCAGCCGCGGCCACAGCGACGCCTGGCGGCGGAGGCCGGCAGCCGCTGGCGAGGGACGGGGGTGTCTACTCCGGGGGGGAGCTGCTCCCCCCCAGTAaatcatcttttatttcaacGCCCTGCCCTCAGCACAACGCCATCCTTCGCGTGGAAAAGCGGCACAGCCCACGTCTGCTATAAGTTTTATTTACACAGGAATTGGTACTAGTGGTCTTAAAGGAAGGGCTGATCCTTCTATTTACACTTATATACAGATTTATAGttgaaaagtaagaaaactgtACAAGATAACACAAAAATATAAGACAAATTGGATCCAATTAAAGTAGTGAATACATAAGTTAAGAAAAATCTgacatttaaatttcaaattgtAATGTTATAAGTAGTATATATATAGTTTTTAAACCAGATAGCAATGTAAGTTACACCACACTAAATCTTTACCCCAATTATGTAGACTCTGCTTTTAAACACCAGACAACTGGAAGCCTCCTGCACTTAAAAACACATAATGATAATTTTGACTTGATTTCCACAGAGGGACCAGTTACAAAAACCCACATGTAAGgaatttatttacattaaatattAGCAAAAATGGACCAAGAAAGTGCAAGTGTTCCTCACCTGCAGTGCTATCCATTTTAAATTTCCATCCCCTACAGTCACAAGGTTGTTGTACAGCATCTTCAAGAacaggaaatgttttcaaacatcTGCCTTGACACATACAATATGACCTTATGTCTCACAGTTAAAAGATGTTAAAGAATTAAGTATCACTAAACCTTTTGGATTTTGGTATTGCACACTAATAAAACAGTTTCAAAAACAGTTCTGTGTCTGCATTATTCCAAAGTGTTAAAAGTGGCTGCTCCTTTGACAACACAAAGTCTGCAGATAGTTTTGTCAGTTGCTAGTGTTCACCATTACGTACAAAGTATTTCTTAGTTGGAAATGGCTCgacaaaataaaacttctggTGGCAAAACCCTTTCACAGAATACCCACTCCATTTTTAGTAAGCTGCACCACAACCAATACACCAAAACAAATGCTTAATACCACTCACGTTGAAAGCTGTACACTCTGAAGATAATAGCCCTGATCTTACCACTGTTTAAAGTTCAGATGATTTTTGCTCTAACAGGTGTGGGCACAATACTTCCACAGTTCCTGAGTTAATTACATTTGCCCAGACTGAAGAATGAAGctgcaacttaaaaaaaaaccaagtaaaTAAGACAATATCCCTTCCCAAATGTTAACCATCTTGCACATAAACATACCAAACAACCTTATTTGGTCCTCAGTACTTTCAAATGGTTAATTT from Grus americana isolate bGruAme1 chromosome 7, bGruAme1.mat, whole genome shotgun sequence encodes the following:
- the NOC3L gene encoding nucleolar complex protein 3 homolog isoform X1; translated protein: MKPRKNTKRVPSFRKLLRTSKIKLDNKLKNKQYKQQSAAKKYRKEQKKLREAVRDAISRKPFPLEECKKKQVAEKWEEEEEDALPLDMMDEDDLKLMEDLAQKASFLTRDLSSDEPVHIRKRKHENVIDKYEKVPRRMQTEPEKELIHLLPIKDKGGIIPQTMEKPVLSVAQDEEDDTEEVEEAEDFSEEPLPVLTPEEMAAQRRQKLQERKMHIAALASAILSEPDNNIKKLKELRAMLMEQDPNVAVIVRKLVMVSLMEIFKDIVPSYKIRPLTEAEKATKVKKETQKLREFEEGLVSQYKFYLENLEQTIKDWKQRKLKKSNVISLKAYKGLAEIAVKCLCELLVALPHFNFHNNIIVLIVPLMNDASKTISELCCEAVKKLFKQDKLGYASLGVVKVISGLVKGRNYDVRPEVLKVFLHLRIKEVELQKDSEDIAPKKKFMTYKEKRKNLSRMQRKWRKAEEKLERELLEAEASESKEKKLKLHTETLNIVFVTYFRILKKAQKSPLLPAVLEGLAKFAHLINVEFFDDLLIVLHSLIASGDLSYRESLHCILSAFHILSGQGDVLNIDPMKFYTHLYKTLFSLHAGGTNDDIGIVLQCLDVMFAKRRKQVSQQRALAFLKRLSTLALHVLPNSSVGLLATNRVLMQTFPKMDLLLDNDSQGSGVYLPELDEPEHCNAQNTALWELHLLQRHYHPTVQKFAAHLIVGAPTEGSGALSLDLSQRPAAELFEAYSMRGMTFNPPVASVTPRKKDTFSQLDSFIDEELNKQLQQHISETVVHKPLDFAKHLKESPLS
- the NOC3L gene encoding nucleolar complex protein 3 homolog isoform X2, with translation MKPRKNTKRVPSFRKLLRTSKIKLDNKLKNKQYKQQSAAKKYRKEQKKLREAVRDAISRKPFPLEECKKKQVAEKWEEEEEDALPLDMMDEDDLKLMEDLAQKASFLTRDLSSDEPVHIRKRKHENVIDKYEKVPRRMQTEPEKELIHLLPIKDKGGIIPQTMEKPVLSVAQDEEDDTEEVEEAEDFSEEPLPVLTPEEMAAQRRQKLQERKMHIAALASAILSEPDNNIKKLKELRAMLMEQDPNVAVIVRKLVMVSLMEIFKDIVPSYKIRPLTEAEKATKVKKETQKLREFEEGLVSQYKFYLENLEQTIKDWKQRKLKKSNVISLKAYKGLAEIAVKCLCELLVALPHFNFHNNIIVLIVPLMNDASKTISELCCEAVKKLFKQDKLGYASLGVVKVISGLVKGRNYDVRPEVLKVFLHLRIKEVELQKDSEDIAPKKKFMTYKEKRKNLSRMQRKWRKAEEKLERELLEAEASESKEKKLKLHTETLNIVFVTYFRILKKAQKSPLLPAVLEGLAKFAHLINVEFFDDLLIVLHSLIASGDLSYRESLHCILSAFHILSGQGDVLNIDPMKFYTHLYKTLFSLHAGIVLQCLDVMFAKRRKQVSQQRALAFLKRLSTLALHVLPNSSVGLLATNRVLMQTFPKMDLLLDNDSQGSGVYLPELDEPEHCNAQNTALWELHLLQRHYHPTVQKFAAHLIVGAPTEGSGALSLDLSQRPAAELFEAYSMRGMTFNPPVASVTPRKKDTFSQLDSFIDEELNKQLQQHISETVVHKPLDFAKHLKESPLS